Proteins encoded within one genomic window of Candidatus Zixiibacteriota bacterium:
- a CDS encoding T9SS type A sorting domain-containing protein produces MCARLINYVFILSLSVLWPFWSSVAAIDDSSRLLETQQALSETDSTQITWPSTFGLHRTSKYSTSVGHLGYLGRDADPGFEFPLNSGTNYLWGGWFLVGGILGEDTLVSSANIWYEMPDTVEGSYPIQGARELYAADAVSDDMPGMRPFQFTGGAGCVSHIVDTFTTQHGFSGLRFPNFLGNYHRPLHLEITQKSYSVDHAPYRNILLLDYTLTNIGTDTIRDVYFGLHLDPDATAAEDDLFGASDDLTASLRDISTAVLYDNDGNPESGAYLSPTCVTDAIGMRPTRIFPEVSDTNYNWSYRGSAIDFGPRLKGTPEDPFRRFLTGNTGLTVGDEEQYYVLRHKEWDYDQVEVARITNDDPLWLDAAEARNRAIQTGADVRMELSVGAVDLPPGESQRLLFALFCGELVHLDPFNYTNNLLNGDIDRYRNNLYWGLMRETAAYAMEMSEEIVDPMLQPPTSLELIQLDGQEARFRWDSWVFPDVVGYRLTLTPLPRTRAEIHNIMTPIVSTIYTHGREGIVEDLPLNRRFLVTISHVTDHGIGPASEPLLIGDENLAYVLPSVTTRRRYAYYEPGDTAVVIDWIRPTGKELYYYKIYKTTDSLIAANRYQPFIVADTISDLDDPWFCFKQNDINYCYYQMQAYDSTFDEFTTEYYDTAFADGAYYWVSAVPYPGYESPMSDLIQVRSTAPAERDILIVIGGVGTPVDFSILDSIRTFYDRVMDGFDYDLYVWSDTMRYAEACTSGVCFNFEDFARYRLILIEEYANPNILGLYNDTERDLLTRLADAGRNLAYFGIPPGRERVSANMTADCLTYDADLFEHRYLGLDSSLLRVWREDYNVTHSRDYLAGFNAAFPAGDNWPELHYDTSRNCLGGVFDVFFEEDYCLPHTPALMPSSETEIIYRYGSLYPETSELTGLPCGVVNQFQHSLVYCFSFHLWAMEESPARDLISRLAEEPQVSPPVQLPNYPTLSQNYPNPFNAGTMIEFYLPRDGLVHLDIFNLLGQKVRTLLDGEFLRGRRSYRIEWNGQNETGREVATGIYFYRLTLDQAVQTRKMLLIR; encoded by the coding sequence ATGTGTGCTCGACTGATTAATTACGTCTTCATTCTTAGCTTGTCTGTTTTGTGGCCGTTTTGGTCATCGGTCGCGGCGATTGACGACTCTAGCCGCTTACTTGAAACGCAACAGGCTTTATCCGAAACAGACAGCACCCAAATAACCTGGCCCTCCACCTTCGGGTTGCATCGTACCTCCAAATACAGTACCTCAGTCGGGCACCTCGGCTATCTCGGCCGCGACGCCGACCCCGGCTTCGAGTTCCCCCTCAATTCCGGCACCAATTATCTATGGGGAGGCTGGTTTCTAGTTGGAGGAATCCTGGGTGAAGACACCCTGGTATCAAGCGCCAACATCTGGTATGAAATGCCCGATACGGTCGAGGGATCCTATCCGATACAGGGAGCTCGCGAGTTATATGCTGCCGACGCCGTCAGCGACGACATGCCGGGTATGAGGCCCTTCCAGTTCACCGGTGGGGCCGGTTGTGTCAGTCATATTGTTGATACTTTTACGACTCAACATGGCTTTTCGGGATTGCGATTTCCTAACTTCCTCGGGAATTATCATCGCCCGCTGCATCTTGAAATCACCCAGAAAAGTTATTCGGTCGATCATGCCCCCTATCGCAATATCCTGTTGTTGGACTATACGTTAACGAACATCGGAACCGATACGATCCGGGATGTTTATTTTGGTCTTCATTTGGATCCCGACGCTACCGCAGCCGAGGACGACTTGTTCGGTGCGAGCGATGATCTCACCGCCTCCCTGCGTGATATATCGACAGCCGTGTTATACGACAACGACGGCAATCCCGAGAGTGGTGCTTATTTGAGTCCGACCTGTGTAACGGACGCGATTGGGATGCGCCCTACCCGGATTTTCCCCGAAGTTTCCGACACCAACTATAACTGGTCGTATCGTGGTTCAGCAATCGACTTTGGACCACGCCTCAAAGGCACCCCCGAGGATCCCTTCCGCCGTTTCCTTACCGGGAATACCGGTCTTACGGTCGGTGATGAGGAGCAGTATTATGTTCTCCGTCATAAGGAATGGGATTATGACCAGGTTGAAGTTGCCCGTATTACCAACGATGACCCGCTTTGGCTCGATGCGGCCGAAGCTCGTAACAGAGCTATTCAAACAGGCGCCGATGTGCGTATGGAACTTTCCGTCGGCGCCGTTGACCTGCCTCCGGGCGAATCGCAACGGCTTCTGTTCGCCCTTTTCTGCGGTGAATTGGTGCATCTCGATCCATTCAACTATACGAACAATCTGTTGAACGGCGACATCGACCGCTATCGCAACAACCTCTACTGGGGCCTGATGCGCGAGACCGCCGCATACGCTATGGAGATGTCGGAAGAAATAGTTGATCCGATGCTCCAGCCGCCGACCAGTCTTGAGTTGATCCAACTGGATGGACAGGAAGCCCGTTTTCGTTGGGATTCATGGGTTTTCCCGGATGTTGTCGGTTACCGTTTGACGCTTACCCCTCTGCCCCGCACCAGGGCCGAGATACATAATATCATGACGCCGATAGTCAGCACAATCTACACTCACGGCCGTGAAGGTATCGTTGAAGATCTACCGCTCAATCGTCGCTTTTTGGTTACAATCTCTCACGTGACCGACCATGGAATCGGACCGGCTTCGGAACCGCTCCTGATCGGCGATGAAAACCTCGCCTATGTCCTGCCGTCAGTTACAACCAGGCGAAGGTATGCCTACTATGAACCAGGAGACACTGCCGTGGTTATCGACTGGATCAGACCAACCGGCAAGGAATTGTATTATTACAAGATATACAAAACCACGGACTCCCTGATCGCCGCCAACCGTTATCAACCGTTTATCGTGGCGGACACCATTTCTGATTTGGATGATCCCTGGTTTTGTTTTAAACAGAACGATATCAATTACTGCTATTACCAGATGCAGGCTTATGATTCTACCTTCGATGAATTCACGACGGAGTATTACGACACGGCTTTCGCCGACGGCGCTTATTACTGGGTGTCGGCTGTACCTTATCCCGGCTATGAATCGCCGATGTCCGATCTGATTCAGGTCCGGTCAACAGCACCGGCGGAGCGAGACATCCTGATAGTCATCGGCGGCGTCGGCACCCCGGTCGATTTTTCCATACTTGATTCAATCAGAACTTTCTACGATCGGGTCATGGACGGATTCGATTACGATCTTTATGTCTGGTCCGACACCATGCGTTATGCCGAGGCCTGTACCAGCGGTGTCTGTTTCAACTTCGAGGATTTCGCTCGATACCGTCTGATCCTTATCGAAGAATACGCCAATCCGAACATCCTCGGGCTCTACAATGATACCGAACGCGACCTGTTGACACGTCTGGCCGATGCCGGGCGTAATCTGGCCTATTTCGGTATTCCTCCGGGGCGGGAACGAGTTTCGGCCAATATGACCGCTGATTGTCTTACCTACGACGCGGACTTGTTCGAACATCGCTATCTCGGTTTGGATTCCTCACTGCTGCGCGTCTGGCGGGAAGATTACAATGTGACTCATTCACGGGATTATCTGGCCGGATTCAATGCGGCTTTCCCCGCCGGCGACAATTGGCCGGAGTTACATTACGACACTTCCCGGAACTGCCTTGGAGGGGTATTCGATGTTTTCTTCGAGGAAGATTACTGCCTGCCGCATACCCCGGCCCTGATGCCGTCATCGGAAACCGAGATCATTTATCGCTATGGCTCCCTCTACCCGGAGACATCGGAACTGACCGGTTTGCCGTGTGGTGTTGTAAATCAATTCCAGCATTCACTTGTCTATTGTTTCTCGTTTCACCTCTGGGCCATGGAGGAATCTCCCGCCCGCGATCTGATCTCCCGACTGGCCGAAGAACCTCAGGTCTCACCGCCGGTACAGTTACCGAATTACCCGACCCTGTCCCAAAACTATCCGAATCCGTTCAATGCCGGTACGATGATCGAATTTTACTTACCAAGAGACGGACTGGTGCACCTGGATATTTTCAATTTGTTGGGACAAAAGGTAAGAACTCTGCTGGATGGTGAGTTTCTTCGCGGTCGACGTTCCTACCGCATCGAATGGAACGGACAAAACGAAACCGGCCGCGAGGTTGCGACCGGTATCTATTTCTATCGCCTGACTCTCGACCAGGCGGTTCAGACCAGAAAGATGCTTCTAATCCGATAA
- a CDS encoding prohibitin family protein → MKSTLTRLLPLFLLAAFAAGVVGCGTQIDSGHRGVFYSKFGSGTEFGKIYPEGFAWHMPWNKMFVYKVQLQEQKELLTVLSSDGATIKMEVSVLYRPEAGKLDSLQVTVGPDYYDVSVAPMLRGISRTVAGRYKPEEIYSTKREEMAKAMVDELRAAVTDKYVTIENVLIRDVTIPAKISEAINFKLTADQNAQRMDFEIEKEKKEAERKKIEAQGIAEFQKIVSSGITPSLLKWKGIEATLKIAESQNTKVVIVGNDDGGLPIILGGN, encoded by the coding sequence ATGAAATCGACTTTAACACGCTTATTGCCGCTTTTTCTATTGGCGGCTTTCGCTGCCGGAGTAGTCGGTTGCGGGACTCAAATTGACTCCGGTCATCGAGGCGTTTTTTATTCCAAGTTCGGCAGCGGCACCGAATTCGGTAAAATCTATCCGGAGGGCTTTGCCTGGCATATGCCCTGGAATAAGATGTTCGTTTACAAGGTACAACTTCAGGAACAAAAAGAACTCCTGACGGTGTTGTCCTCCGACGGCGCGACGATCAAGATGGAGGTCTCCGTATTGTATCGCCCGGAGGCGGGCAAACTGGATTCGTTGCAGGTGACGGTCGGTCCGGATTATTATGATGTCTCCGTAGCGCCGATGCTTCGGGGTATCTCACGAACGGTGGCGGGGCGTTATAAACCGGAGGAGATTTATTCCACCAAACGAGAAGAGATGGCCAAGGCGATGGTGGACGAGTTGCGTGCGGCGGTGACCGATAAATACGTTACGATCGAAAATGTCCTGATCCGCGACGTAACCATTCCGGCAAAAATCTCGGAGGCGATCAATTTCAAGCTGACGGCCGATCAGAACGCCCAGCGGATGGATTTCGAGATCGAGAAGGAGAAAAAAGAAGCCGAGCGCAAGAAGATCGAGGCTCAGGGTATTGCCGAATTCCAGAAAATCGTCAGTTCCGGGATTACGCCCTCATTGCTGAAGTGGAAGGGGATCGAGGCTACGCTGAAAATAGCCGAGTCACAGAACACGAAAGTGGTGATCGTCGGCAACGACGACGGCGGTCTGCCGATTATTCTCGGCGGCAACTGA
- the uvrB gene encoding excinuclease ABC subunit UvrB: MANELNRIPQGEFHLKSSYQPRGDQPQAIDELVEGLEAGRNHQVLLGVTGSGKTFTMANVIARYGRPTLVISHNKTLAAQLYGELKAFFPDNAVEFFISYYDYYQPEAYLPSTDTYIEKDTSVNEDIDRLRLRATASLLERRDVIIVASVSCIYGLGSPEEYRRQLIVLEEGMEWDRDEVIRRLIDIHYNRNEIDFSRGRFRVRGDTIELIPAYYENALRIEFYGDEIERLTEVNPLTGEVLNEKKRIAIYPAKHFITSPDQLKTAIKSIGQETRERLEELRSQNLLLEAQRLESRTKYDLEMLKEVGYCSGIENYSRHLTGRKPGERPFCLIDFFGDDFLTIIDESHQTIPQIGAMYAGDRNRKETLVQHGFRLPSALDNRPLLFNEFEQMTPRVIYVSATPADYELEKAEGVIVEQVIRPTGLLDPIITVKPLATQVDDLLEQVRQRRAKGERVLVTTLTKRMSEDLTDYLTKHGVRVRYLHSEIASIDRTEIIRDLRLAEFDVLVGVNLLREGLDLPEVSLVAILDADKEGFLRSARALIQTAGRAARNKNGEVIMYADKITGSMQQAIEETNRRREKQLKYNQDNNINPETIFKTREEIIRATQFADSKTAEETDFEKPDSFVRMSAEDQLAFMMKAMKKAADNLDFETAMVMRDEIKRMKEQLKGRKSRR, encoded by the coding sequence ATGGCAAATGAATTGAACCGCATTCCACAAGGTGAATTTCACCTCAAATCGAGCTATCAGCCCAGAGGGGATCAGCCCCAGGCTATTGATGAGTTGGTGGAGGGGCTGGAAGCCGGACGTAACCACCAGGTTTTATTGGGGGTAACCGGTTCCGGTAAAACCTTTACGATGGCCAATGTTATTGCCCGCTATGGTCGACCGACGTTGGTTATTTCACATAATAAGACGCTGGCGGCGCAATTATATGGAGAGCTGAAAGCGTTTTTTCCGGACAATGCGGTGGAGTTTTTTATCTCGTATTATGACTACTACCAGCCGGAGGCATATCTCCCAAGTACGGATACTTATATTGAGAAAGACACTTCGGTCAACGAGGATATCGACCGTCTCAGGTTGCGGGCTACGGCTTCGCTCCTGGAACGGCGCGATGTCATTATAGTTGCATCGGTGTCGTGTATCTATGGTCTCGGTTCCCCGGAAGAATATCGGCGGCAGCTTATCGTGCTGGAAGAGGGGATGGAATGGGACCGCGATGAGGTAATCCGGCGGTTGATTGATATTCATTATAACCGTAACGAGATTGATTTTTCGCGTGGACGTTTTCGGGTACGAGGCGATACAATCGAGTTGATTCCGGCTTACTACGAAAATGCCCTTCGTATCGAATTTTATGGTGATGAAATCGAGCGGCTGACCGAGGTCAATCCGTTGACGGGAGAGGTCCTGAACGAGAAGAAGCGTATCGCAATCTACCCGGCCAAACATTTCATCACATCCCCCGATCAACTCAAAACCGCCATCAAGTCAATCGGACAGGAGACGCGCGAGCGGCTGGAGGAACTTCGATCTCAAAATCTGCTTCTGGAGGCCCAGCGGCTGGAGTCGCGGACGAAATACGATCTGGAGATGCTGAAGGAGGTCGGCTATTGTTCCGGCATCGAGAATTACTCCCGGCATCTTACCGGCCGTAAGCCGGGCGAGCGGCCTTTCTGTCTGATCGATTTCTTTGGCGATGATTTCTTGACCATTATTGACGAATCACACCAGACCATTCCCCAGATCGGCGCCATGTACGCCGGTGATCGTAACCGTAAGGAGACATTGGTCCAGCACGGTTTCCGGTTACCTTCGGCTCTGGACAACCGGCCGCTGTTGTTCAACGAATTCGAACAGATGACGCCTCGTGTTATCTATGTTTCCGCTACTCCCGCCGACTACGAATTGGAAAAAGCCGAAGGAGTGATTGTGGAACAGGTGATTCGTCCGACCGGTTTGCTCGATCCGATCATTACGGTAAAACCTTTGGCTACCCAGGTGGATGATCTCCTGGAGCAGGTGCGACAGCGACGAGCCAAGGGGGAGCGCGTGCTGGTAACGACATTGACCAAACGGATGTCGGAGGATTTAACCGACTATCTGACCAAACACGGGGTACGAGTACGGTATCTTCACAGTGAAATCGCCTCGATTGACCGGACTGAGATTATCCGAGACCTTCGTCTGGCGGAATTTGATGTTTTAGTCGGAGTTAACTTGCTGCGTGAGGGATTGGATCTTCCGGAGGTGTCGCTGGTGGCTATACTTGATGCCGATAAGGAGGGATTTCTCAGGTCGGCTCGGGCCTTGATACAAACGGCCGGACGCGCTGCCCGCAATAAAAACGGCGAGGTTATAATGTATGCCGATAAAATCACCGGTTCGATGCAACAAGCCATCGAGGAAACCAATCGGCGTCGCGAAAAACAGCTTAAGTATAACCAGGACAATAATATAAACCCGGAGACGATTTTTAAAACACGCGAGGAAATCATCCGGGCCACACAGTTTGCCGACAGCAAAACGGCCGAGGAAACCGATTTTGAGAAACCTGACTCGTTCGTTCGTATGTCGGCCGAGGATCAACTGGCTTTCATGATGAAAGCGATGAAAAAGGCTGCCGACAATCTTGATTTTGAAACCGCTATGGTCATGCGCGATGAAATTAAGCGGATGAAAGAGCAACTCAAGGGCAGAAAATCGAGAAGGTGA
- the rplU gene encoding 50S ribosomal protein L21 has protein sequence MYAVFQISGFQFSAEEGDTVQVPLQKASDGDKISITEVLLVKDGDKSVAGQPFVADASIEAEVIGHGKGDKVIVHKHKRRTKYRRTTGHRQDYTELKINRISAPLS, from the coding sequence ATGTACGCCGTTTTTCAGATAAGCGGTTTCCAGTTTAGCGCCGAAGAAGGTGACACTGTTCAGGTGCCCCTGCAAAAAGCATCCGATGGCGACAAGATCTCCATCACCGAAGTGCTGTTAGTGAAAGACGGCGACAAGTCAGTCGCGGGACAGCCGTTCGTTGCGGATGCCTCGATCGAAGCCGAAGTGATCGGTCACGGTAAGGGGGATAAGGTGATTGTGCACAAACACAAACGCCGCACCAAGTACCGCCGTACTACCGGTCATCGTCAGGATTACACTGAACTAAAGATCAACCGCATTTCAGCTCCGTTGAGCTGA
- the bamA gene encoding outer membrane protein assembly factor BamA: MTARARTALLTILALIAFVTTASAQVRYRIIEVQIEGNQTASRSLIMGVSSLKVGSDLTPTAVSETIRRLYGLGFFKDIQVEAEEVPGGVKIFVVVKELPKLGSLTYSGNKQIKTKDLEEALRLGVGGYISPYLIQEKKTHIEDLYAEKGYFRVEATPVLTYNFDSTIADLEFKIDEKSKVKVEKVVMYGNSQVDAGDVIGKMRNRKRGLLKSSNFAQDKYDEDLGKVIDEFHKRGFIDAHLISDSMYIDTLRNRMTIYLNVYEGPRYYFGNVEITGCECLPADYLESLIKFDSGDVFNSEKYDESLNEIHSAYWDVGHLHSRVDDVRTTRQDSVIDVSYDISEGLPSHVKMISIIGNNRTKDRVIRREISMLPGNVFRQDLLIRSVRDVMALNYFESAVPTPLALPNGDVDIEFEVTEKRTGEVMAGAGYNSQDKLVGNVGIGIPNFRGMGQNVAFNVEFGSNRNSFSASFSEPWLFGYPTSMALSLYTINRNWYDEYIEGSQGGSIRIGRRLRWPDNYFRIYASYGLERTRYYDFDDDYESECYYKSYYYYNDPSTDDTVLDEALAQHLYNPYPGSIVSYNEEWLTGSTLSLTLTRDSRNLPQFATSGSKMSYTIEQTGGFLGGFWHYMKHNFEISKFIPLFWKFSLGAKLNYAVVTSPSGDDRIQVSDRFTPGGTDYDGTVRGYDGGSLTPDTLVAASDTTFLYDDPDMIPGVDPPDDTLYTSFTTRVRGKYMLVTNIELQFPIVERQVYGMLFFDAGNSWLHKENIKPFHDLYRGVGLGFRIVVPGIGTIGFDFGYALDDHDGDGRGWKPHFQIGSTFR; encoded by the coding sequence GTGACCGCAAGGGCAAGGACAGCTCTACTCACCATTCTGGCGCTGATTGCGTTCGTAACTACAGCCTCGGCTCAGGTTCGCTACCGGATTATCGAGGTGCAGATCGAGGGCAATCAGACCGCCTCTCGTTCTCTGATCATGGGTGTCTCGTCACTCAAGGTCGGGAGTGATCTTACCCCTACCGCGGTTTCAGAGACCATCCGCCGTCTCTACGGCCTGGGATTCTTTAAGGATATCCAGGTCGAAGCCGAAGAAGTTCCGGGCGGCGTAAAAATCTTTGTCGTGGTTAAAGAGCTGCCCAAACTGGGCAGCTTGACCTATTCCGGTAATAAGCAAATCAAGACCAAGGACCTCGAAGAGGCCCTCCGCCTCGGTGTCGGCGGATACATTTCCCCGTATCTGATCCAGGAAAAGAAAACCCATATTGAGGACCTCTATGCCGAGAAGGGGTATTTCCGGGTCGAGGCTACTCCCGTCCTGACTTATAACTTCGACTCGACCATTGCCGATCTGGAGTTCAAGATTGACGAGAAATCCAAGGTTAAGGTCGAGAAAGTGGTCATGTATGGAAACAGTCAGGTTGATGCCGGTGACGTGATAGGCAAAATGCGTAACCGCAAACGCGGATTACTGAAAAGCTCGAATTTCGCCCAGGATAAGTACGATGAAGACCTGGGTAAGGTAATCGATGAATTCCACAAACGCGGCTTTATCGACGCCCATTTGATTTCGGACTCGATGTACATCGATACTCTTCGCAATCGCATGACGATCTACCTCAACGTTTACGAAGGGCCTCGGTATTATTTCGGCAACGTGGAGATTACCGGCTGCGAATGTTTACCGGCGGACTATCTTGAAAGCCTGATTAAATTCGATTCCGGCGATGTTTTCAACTCCGAGAAATACGATGAATCGTTGAACGAAATCCACTCCGCCTACTGGGACGTCGGCCACCTTCATTCCCGGGTAGACGATGTCCGCACCACGCGGCAGGATTCGGTTATCGATGTCAGCTACGATATTTCCGAGGGTCTCCCCTCGCACGTGAAAATGATAAGTATTATCGGTAACAACCGAACCAAGGATCGGGTGATCCGTCGCGAGATATCGATGCTGCCGGGCAATGTCTTCCGACAAGACCTCCTTATTCGCTCGGTGCGCGATGTCATGGCGCTCAATTATTTCGAAAGCGCCGTGCCTACTCCGCTGGCTCTTCCCAACGGTGACGTGGATATCGAGTTCGAAGTAACCGAAAAACGCACGGGTGAAGTCATGGCCGGCGCCGGTTACAACAGTCAGGACAAACTAGTCGGCAACGTCGGGATAGGTATTCCCAATTTCCGAGGTATGGGACAGAACGTCGCCTTCAACGTCGAGTTTGGCAGCAACCGCAACTCGTTCTCCGCCTCGTTCTCCGAGCCCTGGCTGTTCGGTTACCCCACCTCGATGGCCCTGAGTTTGTACACGATCAACCGCAACTGGTACGATGAATACATCGAAGGCAGCCAGGGCGGCTCGATCCGGATCGGTCGGCGTCTGCGCTGGCCCGACAACTACTTCCGCATCTATGCCTCTTACGGTCTGGAACGGACACGCTATTACGATTTTGACGACGACTACGAAAGCGAATGTTATTATAAATCGTATTATTACTACAATGATCCGTCGACCGACGACACGGTGCTCGATGAAGCTCTGGCGCAACACCTGTACAACCCCTACCCCGGCTCCATCGTCTCCTACAACGAAGAATGGCTGACCGGATCGACTTTATCTCTGACCCTGACGCGCGACTCGCGCAACCTGCCGCAGTTCGCTACTTCGGGCTCGAAAATGTCCTACACGATCGAACAAACGGGCGGTTTCCTGGGAGGCTTCTGGCACTACATGAAGCACAACTTCGAAATCTCCAAATTCATCCCGTTGTTCTGGAAGTTTTCGCTCGGAGCCAAGTTAAACTATGCCGTGGTCACGTCGCCTTCCGGGGATGATCGCATCCAGGTCTCCGACCGCTTCACTCCGGGCGGCACCGATTATGACGGCACGGTACGCGGCTACGACGGCGGTTCGTTGACTCCCGATACCCTGGTCGCGGCTTCTGATACGACTTTCCTCTACGATGACCCAGACATGATTCCGGGGGTGGACCCGCCGGACGACACGCTTTACACTTCATTCACCACCAGGGTCCGCGGCAAGTACATGCTGGTAACGAATATCGAATTGCAATTCCCCATCGTTGAGCGGCAGGTTTACGGTATGCTGTTTTTCGACGCCGGCAACTCCTGGCTGCACAAGGAAAATATCAAACCGTTCCACGATCTTTACCGCGGCGTGGGACTCGGATTCCGTATCGTCGTACCTGGAATAGGTACGATTGGATTTGACTTCGGCTACGCCCTTGATGATCATGACGGTGACGGGAGAGGCTGGAAACCACACTTCCAGATTGGATCGACCTTTAGATAG
- a CDS encoding OmpH family outer membrane protein, whose protein sequence is MRKTVVSILSIIAAVLLMQAAAVDVQAQGVRIGFVQDEQIKMQYKAWQRAQEEWELEARAWEDEATAKQQELTDLQNDYERQKLILSDEKKREKEAAINAKMEALDAYTRQIYGPNGTAEKKQQSLLQPLLEKITKAIEDVAVENDYDVIFTLQSGLGYIKPTYDVTEMVLQKLEEIE, encoded by the coding sequence ATGCGCAAAACAGTAGTGTCCATCCTAAGTATCATTGCCGCGGTTCTGCTGATGCAGGCAGCAGCGGTTGATGTACAAGCTCAGGGCGTCCGTATCGGGTTCGTTCAGGACGAACAAATCAAAATGCAATACAAGGCCTGGCAGCGAGCTCAGGAAGAGTGGGAACTCGAAGCCCGCGCCTGGGAAGATGAAGCTACTGCCAAACAGCAGGAATTGACCGACCTCCAGAACGATTATGAACGGCAGAAGTTGATTCTTTCCGACGAGAAGAAGCGTGAGAAAGAAGCCGCCATCAATGCCAAGATGGAAGCACTCGATGCTTACACCCGTCAGATCTACGGTCCCAACGGGACAGCCGAAAAGAAACAGCAATCGTTACTGCAACCGTTGCTGGAAAAAATCACTAAAGCGATCGAAGACGTCGCCGTCGAAAACGACTATGATGTAATCTTCACGCTGCAAAGCGGTCTGGGATACATCAAACCGACCTACGATGTCACCGAGATGGTGCTTCAGAAACTTGAAGAAATCGAATAG
- the lpxD gene encoding UDP-3-O-(3-hydroxymyristoyl)glucosamine N-acyltransferase, with translation MKKSNSLVEISLAELAGKIGGRLEGDDRVLIGSVAPIEIATEGEISFVANSSYAKFVESTNASALILDEDTPSAGKPCIRHNNPYLAFALCLDILYPTPRQVEPGIHESSVIAQTARIDSSAGIGPLCHVCDGAAIGENSQLISSIYIGKDVSIGKNCLFYPGVMIMNGCRIGDNVIVHSSTVIGSDGFGFAEHEQGIKKVKQIGWVEIGDEVEIGSNCSIDRGALGPTRIGHGTKIDNLVQVAHNVQIGAFSILVSQVGVAGSTKIGNGVVLAGQVGVVGHLNIGDGVKVAAQSGVSHSIEAGKIVLGSPAREIGLARRIEASASRLPELLKRVKQLEKKLSE, from the coding sequence TTGAAGAAATCGAATAGCCTGGTTGAAATTTCCCTGGCCGAACTGGCCGGAAAAATCGGCGGTCGTCTCGAAGGAGACGACCGCGTTTTGATCGGGAGCGTAGCCCCGATCGAAATCGCGACTGAAGGTGAAATCAGCTTCGTTGCCAACTCCTCCTATGCCAAATTTGTCGAATCGACCAACGCTTCGGCCCTGATCCTCGATGAGGATACCCCTTCTGCCGGCAAGCCGTGTATTCGCCACAATAATCCCTATCTGGCTTTCGCGCTTTGTCTCGACATCCTGTATCCGACACCTCGCCAGGTCGAACCCGGCATCCATGAATCCAGCGTTATCGCCCAAACCGCCAGGATTGACAGTTCCGCCGGTATCGGTCCGCTCTGTCATGTTTGCGACGGCGCCGCCATCGGTGAAAACAGCCAGTTGATTTCATCGATCTACATCGGGAAAGATGTCTCGATCGGTAAAAACTGCCTCTTCTACCCCGGTGTCATGATCATGAACGGTTGTCGAATCGGGGACAACGTTATCGTGCATTCATCAACCGTGATCGGCTCGGATGGATTCGGTTTCGCCGAACATGAGCAGGGGATCAAGAAGGTCAAACAAATCGGTTGGGTCGAAATCGGCGACGAAGTTGAAATTGGCTCCAATTGCTCGATCGACCGCGGCGCCCTCGGACCGACCCGGATCGGTCACGGCACCAAGATCGACAACCTGGTGCAGGTTGCCCACAACGTTCAGATCGGCGCTTTCTCTATTCTCGTGTCACAGGTGGGGGTGGCCGGATCGACGAAGATCGGCAACGGCGTCGTACTGGCGGGACAGGTCGGTGTGGTCGGACATTTGAACATCGGCGATGGTGTCAAAGTAGCCGCCCAGTCCGGCGTTTCTCATTCCATCGAAGCGGGTAAAATCGTCCTGGGCTCACCGGCTCGGGAGATCGGACTCGCCCGCCGAATCGAGGCATCCGCCTCCCGACTGCCGGAACTGTTGAAACGCGTCAAACAACTCGAGAAAAAACTCTCGGAATAA
- a CDS encoding single-stranded DNA-binding protein, which produces MSVNKAILIGRLGKDPELRYTQSGKAVASFSLATSERWKGQDGQMQESTTWHNIVAWGRQAELAKEYLSKGREVYIEGRIQNRSYDDKDGNKRYISEVITQTIQFLGGRGDSGGGSGGGDSIPPGPPPPETAGEDDDLPF; this is translated from the coding sequence ATGAGCGTAAACAAGGCAATTCTGATAGGCAGACTGGGTAAGGATCCGGAACTTCGGTATACCCAGAGCGGAAAGGCGGTAGCCTCGTTTTCATTGGCTACCAGCGAACGCTGGAAGGGGCAGGACGGCCAGATGCAGGAGTCGACAACCTGGCACAATATCGTAGCCTGGGGCCGTCAGGCCGAGCTGGCCAAAGAGTATTTGTCAAAAGGCCGGGAAGTATATATCGAGGGCCGTATTCAGAACCGTTCGTACGACGATAAGGACGGCAACAAGCGGTATATCTCGGAAGTGATTACACAGACAATTCAATTCCTCGGCGGTCGCGGTGATTCCGGCGGCGGTTCCGGTGGCGGGGATTCGATTCCGCCTGGTCCGCCTCCTCCCGAAACGGCCGGTGAAGACGACGATCTCCCGTTCTGA